In Deltaproteobacteria bacterium, one DNA window encodes the following:
- a CDS encoding EthD family reductase, which produces MVKLVFLCRRRPDLTHERYVELLLGGHVPLALRHHPALRRYVVNIVEDTRGPAPPLDSIGELWFDTLADYRERLYDSPDGARIIARDVAGFLGSSVAYVTTEHVQRAPAAPPELGRRAPGGKLFACLERVPGTTRAAFRAHWLERHVPLALRHHATTRYVTSVVDERLGGDGPDYDGFAELAFASAEDLRGRVYLSPEGQAEIEADIPRFIGRVHAYLVAEYVERW; this is translated from the coding sequence ATGGTGAAGCTGGTGTTCCTCTGCCGCCGGCGGCCCGACCTGACGCACGAGCGCTACGTCGAGCTGCTCCTCGGCGGTCACGTGCCGCTCGCGCTCCGGCACCATCCGGCCCTCCGGCGCTACGTGGTCAACATCGTCGAGGACACGCGCGGGCCGGCCCCGCCGCTCGACTCGATCGGCGAGCTCTGGTTCGACACGCTCGCCGACTACCGCGAGCGCCTCTACGACTCGCCCGACGGCGCCCGCATCATCGCCCGCGACGTGGCGGGCTTCCTCGGCAGCAGCGTCGCGTACGTCACGACCGAGCACGTCCAGCGCGCGCCCGCCGCGCCGCCCGAGCTCGGCCGGCGCGCGCCCGGCGGGAAGCTCTTCGCGTGCCTCGAGCGCGTCCCGGGGACGACGCGCGCCGCGTTCCGCGCGCACTGGCTCGAGCGCCACGTCCCGCTGGCGCTCCGCCACCACGCCACCACGCGTTACGTGACGAGCGTCGTCGACGAGCGGCTCGGCGGCGACGGTCCCGACTACGACGGCTTCGCCGAGCTCGCCTTCGCGTCCGCCGAGGACCTGCGCGGCCGCGTCTACCTCTCGCCCGAGGGCCAGGCGGAGATCGAGGCCGACATCCCGCGCTTCATCGGCCGCGTCCACGCCTACCTGGTGGCGGAGTACGTCGAGCGCTGGTGA